One Streptomyces sp. NBC_01237 genomic region harbors:
- a CDS encoding TerD family protein, with amino-acid sequence MSTPNKDIEKVEVRLKWDPSDSGEPANDLDIIAATYTTEEPYGSPSYLVHFDSRSPDGTITLNRDSRTGQGLGFDEAMTIELDRLATTYGRVVVGIAIQQRNGHKTFGDIQRTGVQIREGYTTLSENDFSGVSAATAAVVAEFVRDGSGVWVFQAAVRGFDGDPDSFAAVMGNRTPGT; translated from the coding sequence GTGAGCACTCCTAACAAGGACATCGAGAAGGTCGAAGTACGGCTGAAATGGGACCCCAGCGACAGCGGCGAACCGGCCAATGACCTCGACATCATCGCCGCCACGTACACGACCGAAGAGCCCTACGGCAGCCCCTCGTACCTGGTGCACTTCGACAGCCGCTCACCGGACGGCACCATCACCCTGAACCGGGACAGCAGGACGGGCCAGGGCCTCGGCTTCGACGAAGCCATGACCATCGAGCTGGACCGGCTGGCGACGACGTACGGGCGGGTGGTCGTGGGCATCGCCATCCAACAGCGCAACGGCCACAAGACATTCGGCGACATACAGCGCACCGGGGTGCAGATCCGCGAGGGCTACACCACCCTCTCCGAGAACGACTTCTCCGGCGTCTCGGCGGCCACTGCGGCGGTCGTCGCCGAGTTCGTCCGGGACGGCTCAGGAGTCTGGGTGTTCCAGGCGGCCGTACGCGGCTTCGACGGTGACCCCGATTCGTTCGCCGCGGTGATGGGAAACCGAACCCCGGGAACATGA
- a CDS encoding YdbC family protein encodes MLVKWIRCTVVDRHGFERGQRKWAGLLGEPGFRGQSGGWSRGRPEVAHVFAFWENRVFYDSFMARGHDRLAAAQSGMYRDMQVKLFEHRLDVKTGFEPHFADADVVRVAHSQVHEDRVEHFALMQERVWNPAMAGSPGMLRGVFGEAPGHEFLVLSMWQSSAERGKYRAASAERLSVRAQTETDVAALTGDVVELEPSWTV; translated from the coding sequence GTGCTGGTCAAGTGGATTCGCTGCACCGTGGTCGACCGTCATGGCTTCGAGCGGGGGCAGCGAAAGTGGGCGGGGCTGCTCGGTGAGCCGGGATTCAGGGGACAGAGCGGCGGGTGGAGCCGAGGACGCCCCGAGGTCGCCCATGTGTTCGCGTTCTGGGAGAACCGTGTCTTCTACGACTCCTTCATGGCTCGTGGGCACGACCGACTGGCCGCCGCGCAGTCCGGTATGTACCGGGATATGCAGGTGAAGCTCTTCGAGCACCGGCTCGATGTGAAGACCGGCTTTGAGCCGCACTTCGCGGACGCGGACGTCGTCAGAGTGGCCCACAGTCAGGTGCACGAGGACCGTGTCGAGCACTTCGCCCTCATGCAGGAGAGGGTGTGGAATCCGGCGATGGCCGGGTCGCCCGGGATGTTGCGTGGCGTGTTCGGAGAAGCTCCGGGGCACGAGTTCCTGGTGCTGTCGATGTGGCAGTCGAGCGCCGAGCGCGGCAAGTACCGGGCGGCGAGCGCCGAAAGGCTCTCCGTGCGGGCGCAGACCGAGACGGATGTCGCCGCGCTGACCGGGGACGTGGTGGAGCTCGAACCGTCCTGGACGGTGTGA
- a CDS encoding TetR/AcrR family transcriptional regulator codes for MSDEKAAPRAVDSDPAPGSRRPGGRTARTRAAVRDAVLTGLAEQGFPGLSVEYVAEHSGVHKTTLYRRWGNVEGLVVDALELAGEDSWTPPDTGSLRGDLRALLRETADSFRDPAQAAAPTAFIAAAFQSPRAANALRAFYSERFGRCEEVVLRAVERDEIPHGTDAGALIRAASAPLFLRLFITREPVDEGLADQAADAALAAALAGVFTGPTRPTPTTDGTATGTPAPNG; via the coding sequence TTGAGTGACGAGAAGGCCGCCCCGAGGGCGGTCGATTCAGACCCCGCGCCCGGCAGCCGGCGCCCCGGTGGGCGCACCGCCCGCACCCGAGCCGCCGTTCGCGACGCGGTACTCACGGGCCTGGCCGAGCAGGGCTTCCCCGGACTCTCCGTCGAATACGTCGCCGAGCACTCGGGCGTGCACAAGACGACCTTGTACCGCCGCTGGGGAAACGTCGAAGGACTGGTCGTCGACGCCCTCGAACTGGCAGGCGAGGACAGCTGGACGCCGCCCGACACGGGCAGCCTGCGGGGGGATCTGCGCGCACTCCTGCGCGAGACCGCCGACTCCTTCCGCGACCCCGCCCAGGCCGCCGCACCGACCGCGTTCATCGCCGCCGCGTTCCAGTCGCCGCGGGCGGCAAACGCGCTGCGCGCCTTCTACTCCGAGCGGTTCGGGCGCTGCGAAGAAGTGGTCCTGCGCGCCGTCGAGCGCGACGAGATTCCTCACGGCACGGATGCGGGCGCGCTCATACGGGCGGCGTCCGCGCCGCTGTTCCTGCGGTTGTTCATCACCCGCGAGCCGGTCGACGAGGGCCTCGCGGACCAGGCGGCGGACGCCGCCCTGGCGGCTGCCCTGGCCGGGGTGTTCACGGGGCCGACGCGGCCGACGCCCACCACTGACGGCACGGCCACCGGAACTCCCGCCCCAAACGGCTGA
- a CDS encoding ABC-F family ATP-binding cassette domain-containing protein, translating into MPTQISLRDVTVSRGDRLLLEDVSLTVRPGERIGVVGENGAGKSTLLRLLAGLEQTDAGEVITLSEGGAGLLAQTPQLPPDRTVGDAVDAALAELRGMERRLRAAEADLGSAGEEDLAAYGDLLTAYELRGGYEADARIDKAIHGVGLTHIGRERILGSLSGGEQARLGIACLVAAAPEVLLLDEPTNHLDEGALEWLESALLVHPGTVVAVSHDRLFLERVATAVLEVDADRRTVVRYGGGYAGFRDEQEAARRRWEQAYARWCEETARLEEYARTTAHGVAAGRAIKDNNKMAYDRAAGRVQSSVSGRIRHAQERLRRLQEEPVARPPEPLRFAALPEAGAVTGELVSLRGVRVGDRLAVDELTVSAGEKLLIHGGNGAGKSTLLRVMAGVLDPDAGSAVRPCGIGYLPQEIPVRRPAERVLMAFGRGLPLAEDERAELLLSYGLFRRRDLHVPVGSLSAGQLRRLALARLLARPADLLLLDEPANHLALGLVQELERALSDWSGAMVVVSHDRMLRRRFVGHIRRMESGQLLD; encoded by the coding sequence TTGCCCACGCAGATCTCTCTCCGCGATGTGACGGTGTCCCGCGGTGACCGGCTTCTGCTCGAAGACGTCTCGCTCACGGTTCGCCCCGGTGAGCGGATCGGCGTCGTCGGCGAGAACGGTGCGGGAAAGAGCACGCTGCTGCGCCTGCTCGCCGGGCTCGAACAGACCGATGCCGGAGAAGTGATCACCCTGTCCGAGGGCGGTGCGGGGCTGCTCGCCCAGACCCCCCAGTTGCCGCCCGATCGCACGGTCGGGGACGCGGTCGACGCGGCCCTGGCGGAGCTGCGCGGGATGGAGCGGCGTCTGCGCGCAGCCGAGGCGGACCTCGGCTCGGCGGGTGAAGAGGACCTCGCGGCCTACGGCGACCTGCTCACCGCCTACGAACTTCGCGGTGGATACGAGGCGGATGCCCGGATCGACAAGGCGATACATGGAGTCGGCCTCACCCACATCGGCCGCGAACGGATCCTCGGCAGTCTCTCCGGTGGCGAACAGGCACGGCTGGGTATCGCGTGTCTGGTCGCGGCGGCCCCGGAGGTACTGCTGCTGGACGAGCCCACGAACCACCTGGACGAGGGTGCCCTGGAGTGGCTGGAATCAGCGCTGCTCGTGCATCCCGGCACCGTCGTCGCGGTCTCGCACGATCGGCTCTTTCTGGAACGGGTCGCCACCGCGGTGCTGGAGGTCGACGCCGACCGCAGAACCGTCGTGCGCTACGGCGGCGGCTACGCGGGCTTCCGGGACGAGCAGGAAGCGGCACGTCGTCGCTGGGAGCAGGCGTACGCGCGCTGGTGCGAGGAGACGGCTCGCCTTGAGGAGTACGCGCGGACGACCGCCCATGGCGTCGCGGCCGGGCGTGCCATCAAGGACAACAACAAAATGGCGTACGACCGGGCCGCCGGACGGGTCCAGTCATCGGTCTCCGGACGGATCCGCCATGCTCAGGAGAGGCTGCGCCGCCTCCAGGAAGAGCCCGTGGCCAGACCGCCGGAGCCGCTGCGCTTCGCCGCACTCCCGGAGGCCGGTGCGGTGACGGGAGAGCTGGTGTCCCTGAGGGGTGTCCGTGTCGGGGACCGGCTCGCCGTGGACGAGCTCACCGTGTCCGCAGGGGAGAAGCTCCTGATCCACGGCGGGAACGGTGCGGGCAAGTCCACTCTGCTGCGCGTCATGGCGGGGGTCCTGGATCCGGACGCGGGCTCCGCCGTCCGTCCGTGCGGCATCGGGTATCTCCCGCAGGAGATCCCGGTGCGACGCCCTGCGGAGCGGGTGCTGATGGCGTTCGGCAGGGGTCTCCCACTGGCCGAGGACGAACGGGCCGAACTGCTCCTGTCGTACGGTCTGTTCCGCCGCCGGGACCTCCATGTGCCGGTCGGTTCCCTCTCGGCGGGACAGCTCCGGCGGCTGGCCCTCGCCCGACTGCTGGCCCGCCCCGCCGACCTGCTGCTCCTCGACGAACCGGCGAACCACTTGGCCCTCGGACTGGTTCAGGAGCTGGAGAGGGCTCTGTCGGACTGGTCCGGCGCGATGGTGGTGGTTTCTCACGACCGAATGCTGCGCCGTCGTTTCGTTGGTCACATACGCCGGATGGAGTCCGGACAACTGCTCGATTGA
- a CDS encoding histidine phosphatase family protein translates to MARPQRIVLVRHGESEGNADDTVYEREPDHALRLTAAGLRQARETGVRLRDLFEGERVSVYVSPYRRTHETFRSFGLDLDRVRVREEPRLREQDWGNWQDREDVRLQKAYRDAYGHFFYRFAQGESGADVYDRVGAFLESLYRSFEDPGHPENVLLVTHGLTMRLFCMRWFHWSVAEFESLSNPGNAETRTLLLGEDGRYTLDRPFVRWRTPEPYGITG, encoded by the coding sequence ATGGCACGACCGCAGCGCATTGTCCTCGTCCGGCACGGCGAGTCCGAGGGCAATGCCGATGACACGGTGTACGAGCGGGAGCCCGACCATGCGCTGAGGCTCACCGCCGCGGGGCTGCGACAGGCCAGGGAGACGGGGGTCCGGCTGCGTGATCTGTTCGAGGGGGAGCGGGTGAGCGTCTATGTATCGCCCTACCGCCGGACGCACGAGACGTTCAGGTCGTTCGGCCTGGATCTCGACCGGGTGCGGGTCCGGGAGGAGCCGCGGCTGCGCGAACAGGACTGGGGGAACTGGCAGGACCGGGAGGACGTGCGGCTGCAGAAGGCGTACCGGGACGCCTACGGCCACTTCTTCTACCGCTTCGCCCAGGGTGAGTCCGGTGCCGATGTGTACGACCGGGTCGGGGCTTTCCTGGAGAGCCTGTACCGCAGTTTCGAGGACCCCGGTCATCCGGAGAATGTCCTGCTGGTCACCCACGGGCTGACCATGAGGCTCTTCTGTATGCGCTGGTTCCACTGGTCGGTGGCGGAGTTCGAGTCACTGTCCAACCCCGGGAATGCCGAGACGCGGACGCTGCTGCTCGGTGAGGACGGCCGCTACACGCTTGACCGGCCATTTGTGCGCTGGCGCACCCCCGAGCCGTACGGCATCACCGGATAG
- a CDS encoding ADP-ribosylglycohydrolase family protein gives MTADSASDRRFERALASLRGLSVGDALGSQFFVPANYPLLKQRSLPPGPWQWTDDTEMACSVVAVLAAHDRIDQDALAHSFAEHHDFDRGYGPAVNRLLRLVREGGDWRALASALFQGQGSWGNGSAMRIAPLGAWYAGDPEQATHQAEISSYTTHQHREAVVGAMAVAAAASLAATPGGAPTPGDLLDGVVALVPRSAVGAGLRRARDMLDYQDAGTVAAVLGNGRRTSAHDTVPFALWSAARNLGDFEQAFWETAQAGGDVDTTCAIACGVVSAGNGGTPPAGWLAQTEDLPHWAAPAHS, from the coding sequence ATGACCGCTGATTCTGCTTCCGACCGGCGCTTCGAACGCGCCCTGGCCAGCCTGCGTGGGCTGTCCGTGGGAGACGCCCTGGGCTCCCAGTTCTTCGTCCCGGCCAACTACCCACTGCTGAAACAACGCTCCCTGCCGCCCGGCCCGTGGCAGTGGACCGACGACACCGAAATGGCCTGCTCGGTCGTGGCCGTTCTCGCGGCGCACGACCGCATCGATCAGGACGCCCTCGCGCACTCCTTCGCCGAGCACCACGATTTCGACCGGGGCTACGGACCGGCGGTGAACCGACTGCTCAGGCTGGTGCGGGAGGGCGGCGACTGGCGAGCGCTGGCGTCCGCGCTGTTCCAGGGCCAGGGGTCCTGGGGCAATGGCTCGGCGATGCGCATCGCGCCGCTCGGAGCCTGGTACGCGGGCGACCCGGAGCAGGCCACGCACCAGGCCGAGATCTCCTCGTACACCACGCACCAGCACCGCGAGGCTGTCGTGGGAGCGATGGCCGTGGCCGCGGCCGCCTCGCTGGCCGCCACCCCGGGAGGCGCCCCGACCCCGGGGGATCTGCTCGACGGTGTCGTCGCGCTCGTCCCGCGCAGTGCTGTCGGTGCTGGCCTGCGCCGGGCGCGCGACATGCTCGACTACCAGGACGCCGGCACGGTCGCCGCGGTCCTGGGCAACGGACGCCGCACAAGTGCGCACGACACCGTGCCGTTCGCGCTCTGGTCGGCGGCGCGCAATCTCGGGGACTTCGAGCAGGCGTTCTGGGAGACGGCCCAAGCGGGCGGTGACGTCGACACGACGTGCGCCATCGCCTGCGGAGTCGTCTCGGCGGGCAACGGCGGTACGCCACCGGCCGGTTGGCTGGCGCAGACGGAAGACCTTCCGCATTGGGCCGCCCCGGCACACAGCTGA